The genomic stretch GATTTTActtaaaaatcattattgttGTTTTGATAATATATTGTCACGTTTGAACGATAATTaaaggaatatatatagtttttgagaaaaaagataGAGTGTGAAAGGAACAAACATAAATATTGATAGAATAGAAGAGAGaaagttttgaaagaaatatgaggaaaaacaagtaaaaagaaaattacgttataaaaaaaaaaaagtaaactttGACATTCTTTGTCACACATAGAATAGTTACGTTCAGATAGAATAATTATAAATAGactcttttaattaagaaaaaaaaaggtcaacTAATCCTGTGATTGTTTGATATTTTGTAGAAGAATAGTTTTCACAGAATTAAAGGAATGAAattgacaaatattagataaGGTTCATTTTTCTCAGTCTCATGACAATTACCTCGTCAATGCCGTATGCAAATTAGCAAGGAGTGTTGGAGTGGTCCACAGGTGGCGgctcaataaaaattaaatccaaggaaaaaagtttaaataaaatatttttgattttaataaaataatatcatacatttagattttacttaaaaatcattattgttGTTTTGATAATATAGTGTTACCTTTGAACGATAATTAAATTaaggaatatatatagtttttgtgaaaaaaagataaagtgtGAAAGGAACAAACATAAATATTGATAGAATAGAAGCTGTAGAAGAGAGAAAGCTGTgaaagaaatatgagaaaaaacaagtaaaaagaaaatgattaactGTGACATTCTCGATCTGTCACGTACACATTGCCTTCAGTAATTAATTTGCATTTTAACGTTCTACCTATATCACTTGACAAAGATGTCTTTTACATTCTTTCAATTAtacttaccattttttttagacAAAGATCCAGCTCCCTCTCTATCTTCtacaaataattttcttaatcttaattttaatttcagtttttctaaattaaattataatttattattgcTCTTTCTTTATTTACATCTCCTgtaaagcaaaataataaaggCATTTAAGGTATTTAATTATGGGTTTTTACTTTTCTTAAGagattttattctttaatattttttaagaggCATTATATTTGAATTGGTGGCCTTGGCATGCCTTTGGCTGCCTAACCCCCTATGAGTAGAATTCTAATATGTGATGTAGTTCAGAATCACTTAAAATTGCGGTTTTTTGTTATTACTCCgacactttttttatttttttgggtttcttaaaaaaaaaaaaaaaaagtttaaaaatttagttATAAAAGCCAGAAAATGTGTTAACTTTTAAAATGATGTATCTCCATTTTACGTGATCTATTATTTTAGTGAATAAAGGCATAAGGTGATGAGACAAGAGAACACATCACTTGAAAacctaatattttctttcttgggaTAGTCTATGAAGGGGTTCTCCTAATTTGTTAGGTTTACACTTTTTCAATGCTGTAAGCAGATTGAAATTGAATATTGCCCACAAAAAGATGAAGGAACCCAAAAAGCAAATATGCGATATTATCACATTTTTCTATGATATATTAATCTTCACATAAAATCAATTAGAGTGGACAAACCAGTTAATAGTTTAATGAAGCTTTAGGATGGATCTACAAATGAAGCAACTTGTTTAGAAAACTTCAAATAATCTAAAGATGAgcaatattttaaaaagtaaaggAGAAACAGGGATCAGTTCCAAGCAAATGTATACAGTTTCACACAAACAGTATTTTCTCAAGATCAAACTCTGGAGGAAATGTAAGAAAATTTATTGGACAAATGAAATTTGATTCAAGTGAAGAATAGTCAAAAGGACAACAACCCTTATTTTGTCCCTGCGCATCATGTCGCTCTCCTCATGTTATCTCATCTTCTTCAATAAACTTCATCGTTTGTCCATTCCATAAACTTGCCATTagatctttttctttctccaatgGATTCCGGAGTACTTGCTTATATTCACAGCCATTTCCTTGCCCTTGTTATCGTCCTCCAGCTTGCTGCAATACCTCAAGCTTACGACAACGTGACTGTGGGTTTAGCTCTCTTTGCCACCGATGATAACTCCACATGGACTTCACAATCTGGTGATTTTGCTTTTGGATTCCGCCGCCTTCCTGGTGAAGCAGATCAGTTCCTCCTGGCTATCTGGTACGCTAAGCTACCTGAACAAACTATTGTTTGGTCTGCCAACAGGGATTACCAGGCGGAGAGAGAATCAAAAGTGGAGCTAACAACAACTGGAAATCTAGTTCTCAGTGCTCCAAGTGGCATGGAGTTGTGGAAGTCCAACAACACCGAGAATCCTGGAGTGTTGCATGGGGCCATGCTAGACACTGGGAACTTCGTGATTACAAACAGAGATTCAAGCATCATATGGGACAGCTTCAACGAACCAACCGACACCATCTTACCAACCCAAGTATTTAGTGTTGGGAACAACCTTTTTTCTAGCATGTCTGAAAACAATTACAAGCAGGGCAAATTTCAGCTCCGTTTCACCCCTATAAATGTGAGTAATGGAAATATGTCATATAGCTCTTACAATCTGACACTTAACCAAGTAGATGTCTACACCAAAAATCCTTACGGAGCTTACTATACCAGTCCTGACGTTTCTGAGCTAAGGTTGGACGAGTCAGGCTACCTTCACATCTGGAACTCACGAAGCCATAACACATCAAACCTTACAATGTCAAAGGGTATTGTCATGAGGCCAGACTCCAACTACTACAAGGCAACGCTTGATTTTGATGGAATCTTCAGGGTCTATGCCCACCCAAAGAATGTTAGTACTGGCAATGGCAGATGGTATGAAATCTGGTATGTTCCTGAAAACATCTGCCTAAGTATTTATGACAGTTTCGGAGGTGGCCCTTGTGGGTATAACAGCATATGTAAACTCGGCCCATTGGGTAAGCCAGATTGCCAATGCGCCCCTGGCTTTTCTCTCCTGGATGTAAACAACAGGTATAGTGGCTGCAAACAAGACGATGTCAGCTCTATGCATGAATGCAATGAGACGGGATCTGTGATTGCAGAGGATCGATTTGAGTTCATTGAAATGGAGTCTGCGGATTGGCCTTTAACTGCCTATGAAATGCTGCAGCCTACAACAGAACATGAATGCAAGAAATCTTGCTTGCGTGATTGTTACTGTACAGTTGCCATTTTTCAGGACCCAAAGTATACTAATGGCAGAGGAAAATGTTGGAAGAAGAGATTGCCGCTTTCTAATGGGAGGTTCGGCAATAGTTCCGTTGAGAGAAAAGCTCTATTcaagaaattgaaattgaaaccGAACAGATCTTCCCAGCATCCGAAGAATCCAAACCCGGGTGGAAGACAGCAGAATCAAGTAATAGTGATACTCGCAGTTCTCCTAGGTACTTCAGTACTTTTGAACTTCCTTTCTCTCACTTCTATTTCTCTGGTTGGCTTCTGTTTGGGGCAAGGAAAACTGCCAAACTTCTATAGAACCTTAAATATTAGAGATCCAGAGATAAATCTACATTCCTTTGCATACAAAGATCTTCAAGAAGCAACTAATGGATTCAAAGAAGAATTGGGTAGGGGTTCTTTTGGCACAGTTTATAAAGGGGTAGTAATGGTATCAGGTTATAGCAAACATGTTGCTGTCAAGAGGCTAGACAAGTTGGTGAGGGAAGGTGAGAGGGAATTCAAAACCGAAATGACTGTGATCGGCCAAACTCACCATAAGAATCTAGTCCGGTTACTTGGCTACTGCGACGAGGGTGAGCACAGACTTTTGGTGTACGAGTTTATGTACAACGGCTCCTTGTCGAGTTTCCTCTTTGGAGTGATAAGACCAAATTGGCAACCAAGAATGCAAATTGCATCAGGAATTGCTAGAGGACTCATGTACTTGCATGAAGAATGCAGCACACAAATCATTCATTGTGACATAAAGCCCCAAAACATACTCTTGGATGATTCTTTTACGGCCAAAATTTCTGACTTTGGACTGGCAAAGCTTTTGATGAGCCAGCAGACGCGGACTCTTACCGGCATCAGGGGCACTAAAGGGTATGTTGCACCAGAGTGGTTCAGGAATATTGCAGTCACAGTAAAAGTggatgtttatagttttgggGTCATGCTGCTGGAGATCATTTGCTGCAGGAGGTGTGTAGAAATTGAGATGGAGAGGGCTGCAATACTAATTGAATGGGCGTATGAATGTTATAGTAAAGGTGAAGTTGAAAGATTGGTGGAAAATGATGAGGAGGCTTTAAGTGATCTGAAGAAGGTGGAGAAGTTGGTGACAGTGGCAATTTGGTGTGTTCAGGATCTGCCATTATTGAGGCCTTCCATGAGGGAAGTCAGTAACATGATAGAAGGCATTATTGAGGTTTCTGCACCCCCATGTCCTTTCCTCTACTGTTCAATGTCTGGATCTGATTTTCAGTCATCCTAGAAGCGACTTTCAACTAATACAGATGTAGTGTCAAGGAATTTCTTAATTTTACGTACTTGCAGCTTCCATATAATGTTAAATGTTTTACTTCTAGAATTCTATTAGCTGACAAtgaattactattttattattattattattatttttctattttggcATTTTGAACTTGTGAAACATAATTGGCCTTTTCTGTTCTTGATTTTgaatggaaaagagaataagAGACCAATTAAGAATGCTTCCAAGTAACCTATCTGGCTAAAAGATGTGCAATATAATTTGTACTACTAAACACTTTACATGCCTTCCAACTATGAAAATAGGGCAACTGAAAATGAATATCATAAATGATAAAAGGAACACTTGTTGAAAGCAAGGATTATATTGGTGGCATCACCTTCAATCAACAAAGAGTTAATCCCATTAGTGACAGCAACTTGAGTGGCAACTAGGGCTGCTTGGGCTTCACCAACAGCAGTATAGTACTTGAAAACCGTTTGGTTGCTGCATGGAAAACATTACCATTAGAGTCGCTAAGAACCTTATAAGCAGCAACTGAAAAATCATTCTTAACAGCCGATGTTAAAAGCTACagctcaatttttttgttgctttcagTCTTGTTGGTTGGTCTTGGGCTCTTGGATTGCTCATTGCAAGTGCAACTCATAGTTTCCcataaataaaagggaaaaacaaacagGCCTAGACAGATTCCCAACATATGCATTTGCATGTGCTTCTCAATCAATCCTGCTGAGGAATTAGATAACCTTGTTCATTAGCATGACTGCGTGCAGCAACCAGAGCTCAGTGCTAAAGCACAAATCAACTCTAGGCAGGGGTCCTATTTAGTCAATTTTACTAGACAAAGTTTTTATCAAGTTCCAAGCTTTTCATTTGGGCCAATAGAGGTGGTGGAGCATCAAGCTTTGGTGTTgttctttcatgaaaaataATCCCTTTTATGTTCCACAATAATAACCGTAATATTACttttcacatcaatttattACACTCAGTTTATACCGACTAacatgacatgttttaagtgacttttattttatttcttttaaataactGACATGAGAAATCATCTCAAAACACGCAATGTCAACCAATTTAAAATAGGTGTAAATAGTAACATCTTATCATTGCCAAATCCTTAGACCTAACTACCCACCAAACTTGTTCACAAGTGACAGTATATTGGGTACATACAAACTTGATGCAAATGTTTTCATTAGGTGCCGTGCTAATGGGAGACTTTGGAATCTCCAAGTCTCATGCTTGTTAAGAGAGTAAGCGAATGGAGGcagcttttaatttaatttaatttttaatcaaaatcttgGGTCCCTGTGCCTCGTAGCCCGCCGGAGGAATTTTCCATTCTTCCTTTGATTCcctaatttttataaagaaaactAGTTCCAGGCATTTGTCGTGAGTTCCAGTTCCACTGATGCTCTAATGAGGTTAATTAAGATAGGATTTGGTCTAGTCAGATTTGAGATTATCATAGTGATGGCCGGATAAAATAGTTATAAATAATCTCTCCCGCTTGcctctttgttttttattttttaaaaaggctGACTACTCCTATGATTGCTTGATATTTTGACTCTTACCTCGTCGTCAATGTCGTATGCAAATTGGCATGGACTGCTGGAGTGGTCCGAAGGTGGCGgctcaataaaaaattagatccaagacaaaaagtttaaataaaatatttttaatttaataaattaatatcatACATTTAGATTTTACttaaaaatcattcttgttgtttttataatatatagttattttgaacgatatatatatatatagtttttgtggAAAAAGATAGTGTGAAAGGAACAAAcataaatattgatattgatagAATAACAGATCGAGAGAAAGCTGGGAAAGAAATAGGAGGAAAAACAGGATTGAGATCTCCTAGAATTCTccttaaatttgagattctcaagtTCATAAATTTGAGTCATTAAtctcatctaagcgtctaaaataagccatatttcataatttaatgaggaagctaCCTCAAGAAAAGTAgtttcatcattaaattttgaaatatgacttattttagacatTTAGATGAAATAGACGCtgagatttataaatttgagaatcttaaatttaaaaggAATTTTAGAGGATTTCAATCCggaaaaacaagtaaaaaaaaaaaagaagttataaataaaaattacgtTTGACATTCTCTGTCACACATTGCCTTcagtaataattaatttgtattttaacGTTCTATCTCCACTTGACAAAGATGTCTTTTACGTCTTTCAATTTaactatactttttttttcgaCAAAGATCCTCCCTCTATGTTCtacaaataattttcttaatcttaatttaatttcagttttttcTAACTTACATTATTGTTAaactacataaaaaaaatataaagagaaaaagaaggaagaaatatACAAATTAAGGTGGTTCAGTCCATAGCCTACGTCTACACATCAAAGCCTTTTCTTGGCTACATCTTTCTTTCGCATGATAGAAATTGTATAATAaaatggcctatttatagttgaatgaggctaAGAATATAATaagtacataatcaatatgtaacctATGAGAATTAAgagagttacataatcaatatgtaacttatgagaatcatgagagttatttaataaatatgtaacatttgaaaattatgagagtaaataatacattaatttaattcaaaacaactatTGTAGGTTGtcttcaatataatttattattgcTCTTTCTTTATTTACATCTCCTGATCAAAAGCAAAATAGTAAAGGCATTTAAGGTATTTATGggtttttacttttcttttaatGTCTTTCTTAAGAGATTTTATTCttcaatatttgattatttgttAAGAGGCATTATATTTGGTGGCCTTGGCAGGCCTTTGGCTGCCTACCCCATTTGAGCAGAATTCTAATATTCGGTGATCTCTAGGTTAGAATCACTTATAACTGAGGGTTTTTGCTATTACTCCgaccccaacatttttttttttttttttttgggggggggataATTGTTaggttttctaaaaaaaaaaaaaaaagtttaaaaatttggttctaaaatgatgtgtcatcattaCATGTGATGAATTATTTTAGTAAATAAACCTCATCAAGTTGCCTAAATGAACTAGAGAgcatttaattagttttatttaaatagtatttttgtctttttacttttttggaaGTCAGAATTTTATGAACTAGAGAAAATCCTAATTCAAGATGTCGAGCTTAATTAATGATTCCATTAATACACTGTAAATCATTACCTAGATTCATTAAGTTCCAATTAAACCAAGTATCTACTGGCTACTAGGGTTCTACCTTATCCCAAAACATTTGTAGCATGTTGTGAACTCAAAATCTattatcaattgatcattttttGGGTCCTTTTTTAGCCCTTGGAGACAAACTATTGAAAGCATGGTTGGCCTGGGCTAAGAGTGTGGCTCTTGTTGGGCCATCGATCTATTACAATGCTACTCCATCTTATGCGgttaataataaacaaaaagcaataataataataataataatgtgtaTAACTTATTAAAACTTGTGAGGGCAAGGGGGAGAATCATCATCATTTGCTATGAAACATGAAGCCAAATAAAAGTGATAgctttataatttataaatataaaaaatgttaaagttaCAGCGAGCTAGGAATTCAACTTTGAGGGCCGGGcgcaacaaaaataataaatgaagtGGTTTTGAGATATAGGTTTTTTAAGTTAAACATCTTTTTGGTCAGCATGCTAAATAACTATCTCAATTTCCAAAAGGGATAAGGTATCTGAGTACAGGTATCTTAGGTTTTCCATTGACTTGGCCTTTTTTAAGTCAATTACCTGGGGTCTTCAATAAAGCTGGAGAGTGtgcaagaaagagaaagaaagaaaaagaaaaaagaggaaaagacaAGTGATCAAAAAattgggaagagagagaaattttttttttttttttttttttatatcttttttattatttggggATAGCTAGGGAGGAGTAAAAAGTATGCATTTTATCATCCAAGTTGAAAacctaattttttctttcttgggatAGAGTCTAAGAAGGGGTTCTCCTGCGACGGTCTCCTGCTTTGTTAGGTTTACACTTTTTCAATGCCGCaagcaaaaatttttttttcctattccaTGCCGTAAgcaaattgaaattgaatattGCTGACAGAAAGATGAAGGAACCCAAAAGGCAAATATGCGATATTATCATCCAAGTTGATTTGTCATTTACCTATGACATGTAATTTTCAATACCCATTTTGATTCTTTTGGTCTCTTGTGGAAAACTGTATATATCAGCAGTGCCATCATTCATATCTACTTAATATGGTACTGAAAAAGCCCTTGAAATTAGttttacaaaatcaaatagacTGGACTATAAATGAAGCAATTTGTTTAGAAAACTTCAAATAATCTAAAGATGAgcaatattttaaaaagaaaaggagaaacagagagttccaagaaaaatgtataCAGTTTCACACAAACAGTATTTTCTCAAGAGAAACTCCGGAGGAAATGTAAGAAAATTTATTGGACAAAAGAAATTTGATTCAAGTGACGAATGATCAAACCACATGGCGGCATTAACATGGAAGAATAGTCAAAAGGATAACTACTCTTATTTTGTCCCTGCGTATCATGTCGCTCTCctcatggtatatatatatatatatctcatctCCTTCCATAAACTTCATCGTTTGTCCATTCCATAAACTTGCCATTagatctttttctttctccaatgGATTCCGGAGTACTTGCTTATATTCACAGCCATTTCCTTGCCCTTGTTATCGTCCTCCAGCTTGCTGCAATACCTCAAGCTTACGACAACGTGACTGTGGGTTTAGCTCTCTTTGCCACCGATGATAACTCCACATGGACTTCACAATCTGGTGATTTTGCTTTTGGATTCCGCCGCCTTCCTGGTGAAGCAGATCAGTTCCTCCTGGCTATCTGGTACGCTAAGCTACCTGAACAAACTATTGTTTGGTCTGCCAACAGGGATTACCCGGCGGAGAGAGAATCAAAAGTGGAGCTAACAACAACTGGACATCTAGTTCTCAGGGCTCCAAGTGGCATGGAGTTGTGGATGTCCAACAACACCGAGAATCCTGGAGTGTCACATGGGGCCATGCTAGACACTGGGAACTTCGTGATTACAAACAGAGATTCAAGCATCATATGGGACAGCTTCAACGAACCAACCGACACAATCTTACCAACCCAAGTATTTAGTGTTGGGAACAACCTTTTTTCTAGTATGTCTGAAAACAATTACAAGCAGGGCAAATTTCAGCTCCGTTTCACAGCTAGAGATGTGAATGATGGAAATATGTCATATATCTCTTACAATCTGACACTTAACCAAATAGATGTCTACACCAGAAATCCTTACGGAGCTTACTATACCAGTCCTACCGTTTCTGAGCTAATGTTGGACAAATCAGGCTACCTTCAAATCAGGAACTCACGAAGCCAAAACACATCAAACCTTACATCAAAGGGTGTGGTCATTGGGGCAGACTCCTACTACAGGGCAACGCTTGATTTTGATGGAATCTTCAGACTCTATGCCCACCCAAAGAATTTCACTGGAAACGACAGCTGGTCTGCCATCTGGTATGTTCCTGATAACATCTGCCTAAGTATTTATGACACTTTCGGAGGTGGCCCTTGTGGGTATAACAGCATATGTGCACTCGGCCCATTTGGTAAGCCAGATTGCCAATGCGCCCCTGGCTTTTCTCTCCTGGATGTAAACAACAGGTACAGTGGCTGCAAACAAGACTAAGTCAGCTATATGCATGAATGCAATGAGAAGGGATCTGTGATTGCAGAGGATCAATTTGAGTTCTTTGATATGGAGTTTGCGGATTGGCCTTTAACTGCCTATGAAATGCTGCAGCCTACAACAGAATTTGAATGCAGGAAATCTTGCTTGCGTGATTGTTACTGTGCAGTTGCCATTTTTCAGGACCCAAAGTATACTAATGGCATAGGAAGATGTTGGAAGAAGAAATTGCCGCTTTCTAATGGGAGGTTCAACAGGAGTTCCGTTGATAGAAAAGCTctattcaagatattgaaattGGAACCGAACAGCTCTTCCCAGAATCTGAAGAATCCAAACCCGGGTGGAAGACAGCAGAATCAAGTAATAGTGATCCTCGCAGTCCTCCTAGGTACTTCAGtactttttatcttcttttctctcGCTTCGATTTCTCTGGTTGTCTTCTGTTTGTGGCAAGGAAAACTACCAACCTTCTATAGAACCTTAAATATTAGAGATCCAGAGATAAATCTACATTCCTTTGCATACAAAGATCTTGAAGAAGCAACTAATGGATTCAAAGAAGAATTGGGTAGGGGTTCTTTTGGCACAGTTTATAAAGGAGTACTAATAGTATCAGGTTATAGCAAACATGTTGCTGTAAAGAGGCTAGACAAGTTGGTGAGGGAAGGTGAGAGGGAATTCAAAACCGAAATGACTGTGATCGGCCAAACTCACCATAAGAATCTGGTCTGGTTACTTGGCTACTGCGACGAGGGTGAGCACCGACTTTTGGTGTACGAGTTTATGTACAATGGCTCCTTGTCAAGTTTCCTTTTTGGAGTGATAAGACCAAGCTGGCAACAAAGAATGCAAATTGCATCAGGAATTGCTAGAGGACTCATGTACTTACATGAAGAATGCAGCACGCAAATCATTCATTGCGACATAAAGCCTCAAAACATACTCTTGGATGATTCTTTTACGGCCAAAATTTCTGACTTCGGATTGGCAAAGCTGTTGATGAACCACCAGACGCGGACTCTCACTGGCATCAGGGGGACTAAAGGGTACGTTGCACCAGAGTGGTTCAGGTACACACCAGTCACAATAAAGGTggatgtttatagctttgggGTCATGCTGTTAGAGATCATTTGCTGTAGGAGGTGTGTAGAAAGTGAGATGGAGACGGCTGCAATACTAACTGAATGGGCGTATGAATGTTATAGTAAAGGTAAAGTTGAAAGATTGGTGGAAAATGATGAGGAGGCTTCAAGTGATCTAAAGAGGTGGAG from Corylus avellana chromosome ca1, CavTom2PMs-1.0 encodes the following:
- the LOC132167678 gene encoding G-type lectin S-receptor-like serine/threonine-protein kinase LECRK4 — translated: MDSGVLAYIHSHFLALVIVLQLAAIPQAYDNVTVGLALFATDDNSTWTSQSGDFAFGFRRLPGEADQFLLAIWYAKLPEQTIVWSANRDYQAERESKVELTTTGNLVLSAPSGMELWKSNNTENPGVLHGAMLDTGNFVITNRDSSIIWDSFNEPTDTILPTQVFSVGNNLFSSMSENNYKQGKFQLRFTPINVSNGNMSYSSYNLTLNQVDVYTKNPYGAYYTSPDVSELRLDESGYLHIWNSRSHNTSNLTMSKGIVMRPDSNYYKATLDFDGIFRVYAHPKNVSTGNGRWYEIWYVPENICLSIYDSFGGGPCGYNSICKLGPLGKPDCQCAPGFSLLDVNNRYSGCKQDDVSSMHECNETGSVIAEDRFEFIEMESADWPLTAYEMLQPTTEHECKKSCLRDCYCTVAIFQDPKYTNGRGKCWKKRLPLSNGRFGNSSVERKALFKKLKLKPNRSSQHPKNPNPGGRQQNQVIVILAVLLGTSVLLNFLSLTSISLVGFCLGQGKLPNFYRTLNIRDPEINLHSFAYKDLQEATNGFKEELGRGSFGTVYKGVVMVSGYSKHVAVKRLDKLVREGEREFKTEMTVIGQTHHKNLVRLLGYCDEGEHRLLVYEFMYNGSLSSFLFGVIRPNWQPRMQIASGIARGLMYLHEECSTQIIHCDIKPQNILLDDSFTAKISDFGLAKLLMSQQTRTLTGIRGTKGYVAPEWFRNIAVTVKVDVYSFGVMLLEIICCRRCVEIEMERAAILIEWAYECYSKGEVERLVENDEEALSDLKKVEKLVTVAIWCVQDLPLLRPSMREVSNMIEGIIEVSAPPCPFLYCSMSGSDFQSS